Below is a window of Caballeronia insecticola DNA.
GTGCATCCGGGGAGTGCTAAACCGGCGCCGGCGGGGAAATGAGCATGTTGCGGGTGATGTTGGGTGTGGCGCTGGCGATGGTTGCATCTGGCGGGGCGTTCGCTGCGGAGCAGGTCGGTTCTGCCGCGGACGCGATTGCCATCGCGCGAAGCAATGCGTGCATGGGATGCCATGCGGTCGATCGCAAGCTCGTGGGGCCGTCGTTTCAGCAGATCGCCGAGAAGTACAAGGGCGATTC
It encodes the following:
- a CDS encoding c-type cytochrome — encoded protein: MSMLRVMLGVALAMVASGGAFAAEQVGSAADAIAIARSNACMGCHAVDRKLVGPSFQQIAEKYKGDSQASARLEKKVKNGGAGVWGSIPMPSHPKMSDGDIKTVVAWVLAGAPALQK